A single genomic interval of Microbacterium galbinum harbors:
- a CDS encoding DUF3263 domain-containing protein, whose product MIGDLTERDCAILALETVWPRHSGAKEEAIRAQLGMSAARYYQLLGRLIESDAALEFDPMLIRRLRRLRDARVVRRSARTPGFVG is encoded by the coding sequence ATGATCGGTGACCTCACGGAGCGCGACTGCGCGATCCTCGCGCTGGAGACGGTCTGGCCCCGGCACAGCGGGGCCAAGGAGGAGGCGATCCGGGCGCAGCTGGGCATGAGTGCCGCGCGCTACTACCAGCTCCTCGGCCGGCTGATCGAGTCGGATGCCGCCCTCGAGTTCGATCCGATGCTGATCCGTCGGCTGCGGCGTCTGCGCGACGCGCGCGTCGTGCGCCGTTCGGCACGGACGCCCGGTTTCGTGGGCTGA